DNA sequence from the Paenibacillus azoreducens genome:
GTGGAAGGAGCTGCTCAAGATCGGCGTGCCCATCGGATTTTCGATTTTCTTCGAGACGGCGGTATTTGCCGCAGTAACGCTGCTGATGAGCCGCTTTGATACGATTACCATCGCAGCCCATCAGGCCGCCATGAACTTCGCTTCAACGCTTTATATGATTCCGCTCAGCATCAGCATGGCGCTAACCATTCTGGTCGGCTTTGAAAAGGGGGCAGGCCGCCTTAAGGACGCGCGGCAGTACAGCATCCTCGGCATTGCATCGGCGGTCGCGCTGTCTCTTGTAACAGCCGTTGTACTGCTTGTAGCAGGTCATTATGTTGCCGGACTTTATTCGGATGAAAGCAGCGTCATCAAGCTGACGCAGCATTTCCTGATCTATGCGATTTTTTTCCAAATTTCCGACGCGATTGCGACGCCGGTCCAAGGTTCGCTGCGTGGATATAAGGACGTAAATCCCGCTTTTATCATTACCTTCATTTCGTATTGGGTCATCGGACTTCCCGTCGGCTATCTGCTGGCTACCTTCACGGGACTTGGTGCTTACGGGTTCTGGGTCGGACTCATTGCCGGCCTTGCGGCCGGCGCGGTTCTTCTGCTTGCGCGGCTGATCAAAGTGCAGCGCCCCAAGCAGGAAAGCCCCGCCGCGGCAGCCTCAGCCTAAATCATGTTCGACTGATGTTTATACAGCCTTGTATCCAAAATGCCCCCGCAAAGAGTATCGGAAAGAAGTCCGACGCCTCTCACAGAGAGGCGCTTTTGCGGAGCAAAAGTACTGAGTGACGTGTAGCCTTTGTAGCTTATTCCGATTACTTTGCGGGGACCCCGGAAATTCACCCCACAAAGTGACGCGTAACCTTTGAACCTTATTCCGATTACTTTGCGGGGACCCCGGAAGAAGAGCCATAGTAGCAGTATGGACAATATTTTCATTCATCAGTGGTGCCGCGAAACGGCATGATTGTCTGATATGTAAAGAAAACCCTGCAAAGTTGATCTTTGCAGGGTTTTCTTTATGCTTTTCGAATTATTGCGAAAGCCGCAGGGCCAATTCGTAAAGCTCCATATTGAATTCCTTTTTGGTGTTTACCACTTTGTCGATGTCCGTAAGAACAAGCTCGCCTTTAATAATACCGCAGGCTTTATCGGATTCGCCTTCAATCAGCTTGCGTACGGCAAAGTCGCCAAGGCGGCTCGCCAAATTCCGGTCTGTAGGCGTAGGCGTGCCTCCACGCTGGATATGACCCAGGCATGTCACGCGCGGCTCAAGCGTAGGGCAGCGGTCTGTCAGCGCTTTGGCCACATCTTCCCCGCTTCCAACCCCTTCGGCCACGATCACGATGCTGTGGCGTTTGCCGTGGGCAAAGTTTTCCTTCATTCGTTCTGTAATTTCGTCCATGTCATGCGGCACTTCTGGAACGAGAATCGTCTCCGCTCCGGACGCCAGACCGGCATAGAGGGCAATATCCCCGCAATGTCTGCCCATGACTTCAACGATCGAAGAACGTTCATGGGAAGACATCGTATCGCGAAGTTTATTTACGGCATCCACAACGATGCTCACCGCTGTATCGAAGCCGATCGTAAAGTCCGTGTAAGAAATGTCGTTGTCGATAGTGCCCGGCAGCGCCATCGTTTTGATGCCAAGCTTACTCAGCTTGTTGGCTCCATGGTACGAACCGTCTCCCCCGATGACAACCAGGCCGTCAATGCCATGCTTGCGCAAAATTTCAGCGCCTTTTTGCTGGCCTTCCGGGGTCATGAATTCTTTGCAGCGCGCAGACTGCAGAATCGTTCCGCCGCGTTGGATGATGTCTCCGACACTGCGCAGGTCCATCGAGAAAATATCATCATTCAAAAGTCCTTGATAACCACGCTGAATCCCGTAAACTTCAAGTCCATAATATAGTCCGCTGCGCACAACCGCCCGAACTGCCGCGTTCATCCCTTGGGAGTCCCCGCCACTTGTCAGTACTGCAATCTTTTTCACTGTCATGAAAAAATTCCTCCTCGTAATCACTCATACAAATGCTTGCGAATCCAGCGGCTGTTGACGAAAAAGAAGAGCCTGGTCATTGGGCTTCCTTTCATCAATCGCCTGGATACGGAGCGAACTTCCTGCTGCTCGCTGACTTTCGGATCAGACAAATAGATTGCCAGCAATCCCTCAATGATCATCCGATGAAACGATGGTACAGGTATGGACGATACATCCTTGCGCGCCGATTCAACCAACAAGGCAATCCGGTCCAGCATAGCTTCGGGAGATTGATAATAATTGCAAAAATTGAGATCTCCTCCAAGCCGATCCTCTTCCTGATCAATCAGGTAATCCAGCATAATGTGCAGACAGCAAACATGTGGAAAGTATGACGCATGAATGGAGGCCGCAGCCGCATCGCTCAAGTGCCGATCACTCGCGGCGAGAAACAGCATAAATACGCCTAACGTAGAACCGGTGGCAGCAGCGAATTCATTCCACTTTAGATGAGGTGTCCGTTCGCGGTGAAGCTCCCACCATTCCAGGAGCGCCTGCTCCCTGAGTTCGGGTTTGATGTGCTTGTACACCTGCAGGTCGGTATACAGGCCTGCTAAATCCCGAATGTAGGGCATGGCCGCCGAATAACCCGGAAGCTCACGAATACAGCCCTGACAAGTTGTTACCAGACTGTTCAGATATCCTCCGTCATTCTGCTCCTGACGCAGTGCGTAATAATTGACCGGCTCCGCCTCCGGATCGGTGGCATCCAGCATAGACTGGTGCAAAAGCCTGAAATCCCCCTGATCCATAGAGGTGCTGCGGTCGCACAGATTGTCCAGATAGTCGCTTATCGTCTGGTATGCGACGATAAGCTTTACCAGAACAAGTCTGTCAGGTAAAGGAACGGCGGCATAAATCCCCCCGCCCTCGCAATGAAACTGCTTGGTTTCAATGCTGGCAAGCGCCTGTTTCCGCAGCTCGGGATCCGGAATCATTCCGGCATTCCGACGCCACCCGTCCAATTCCTTCCGCACTTCAGGCAGAATATGCTTATACACTCGTCCCATCAAGCTTATAGGATTCTTTGGAACTTGATATTGACTTTGCCTAATTTCATTCAAGACGGTGCCTCCACAGTGTTGTCTACTAATATCTATCCTAATGTCCCTTATTATAATATGGACCTTAAAATAGCACAAATAAACTAGATCACGTCATGTCAGGTCTTACGCCGAAATACAATAAAATAGAAAAGGCTTACACCCTTGTTATAACCAACATGTAAGCGTTATGAAAATAAAAAGGATTCTTTTCAACTCGGCTCGAAATATAATTAAAAATTTATTGAATTTATCTTAAAGGAAGGTGCAAACAATGATCAAACGGCTTCTCTTGCCCGCCGCCATCCTCGTGATGGGACTGGTCTATATTTTTGTTTGGCACGGAATCGTATTCAAACTGATCCCCATGTGTTTGATCCTCATTTTCGCTTATCTTCAAGCACCCGCAGCCAAAAGTACATATGCAAAGCTGATATTATCGGGTCTTTTCTTCTGCATGTTGGGTGACGGACTGCTGCACTGGTTTATCATCGGGCTTACCGCATTCCTGATCGGGCACCTCTTCTACTTATCCGCCTTCACGACTCGGTGGCAGTTCTCCGCCTTTCGGCTGTGCTTGCTTATTCCGCTTGTCTGCTACGCCGTCTATATGGGCTGGAAGCTGCATCTGGGACTGGAAAGCGGCGGCCATTCCAATCTTTCGGCCCCGATCATTTTGTATATGATCGCCATTATGCTGATGGGCTTCTTCGCCATCATGTCAGGCAATCTGAAAGCCGCCATCGGCGCCCTGCTATTCATGATCTCGGATTCCATTCTCTCCTGGAACATGTTTATTTCCAAAGTCTCGTATTCGGAGGTC
Encoded proteins:
- the pfkA gene encoding 6-phosphofructokinase, coding for MTVKKIAVLTSGGDSQGMNAAVRAVVRSGLYYGLEVYGIQRGYQGLLNDDIFSMDLRSVGDIIQRGGTILQSARCKEFMTPEGQQKGAEILRKHGIDGLVVIGGDGSYHGANKLSKLGIKTMALPGTIDNDISYTDFTIGFDTAVSIVVDAVNKLRDTMSSHERSSIVEVMGRHCGDIALYAGLASGAETILVPEVPHDMDEITERMKENFAHGKRHSIVIVAEGVGSGEDVAKALTDRCPTLEPRVTCLGHIQRGGTPTPTDRNLASRLGDFAVRKLIEGESDKACGIIKGELVLTDIDKVVNTKKEFNMELYELALRLSQ
- a CDS encoding tetraprenyl-beta-curcumene synthase family protein, encoding MGRVYKHILPEVRKELDGWRRNAGMIPDPELRKQALASIETKQFHCEGGGIYAAVPLPDRLVLVKLIVAYQTISDYLDNLCDRSTSMDQGDFRLLHQSMLDATDPEAEPVNYYALRQEQNDGGYLNSLVTTCQGCIRELPGYSAAMPYIRDLAGLYTDLQVYKHIKPELREQALLEWWELHRERTPHLKWNEFAAATGSTLGVFMLFLAASDRHLSDAAAASIHASYFPHVCCLHIMLDYLIDQEEDRLGGDLNFCNYYQSPEAMLDRIALLVESARKDVSSIPVPSFHRMIIEGLLAIYLSDPKVSEQQEVRSVSRRLMKGSPMTRLFFFVNSRWIRKHLYE
- a CDS encoding lysoplasmalogenase — its product is MIKRLLLPAAILVMGLVYIFVWHGIVFKLIPMCLILIFAYLQAPAAKSTYAKLILSGLFFCMLGDGLLHWFIIGLTAFLIGHLFYLSAFTTRWQFSAFRLCLLIPLVCYAVYMGWKLHLGLESGGHSNLSAPIILYMIAIMLMGFFAIMSGNLKAAIGALLFMISDSILSWNMFISKVSYSEVLIMSTYYTAQFLIAGSIPNNQRNRSSVDNQVMQNTPTK